A section of the Catalinimonas alkaloidigena genome encodes:
- the treS gene encoding maltose alpha-D-glucosyltransferase — MSKARKEKKDANLLWYKDAIIYELHIKAFKDSNGDGIGDFKGLMQKLDYLQNLGVTAIWLLPFYPSPLRDDGYDIADYYSINPSYGTIRDFKNFLKEAHARGLKVITELVINHTSDRHPWFQRAREAKPGSPYRDYYVWSDDPHKYKDTRIIFQDFEASNWTWDPVAKAYYWHRFYSHQPDLNFDSPRVQQEVFKMIDYWADMGVDGFRLDAIPYLFERENTNCENLPETHDFLKKLRAHLDSKYDDKMFLAEANMWPEQAASYFGDGDECHMNFHFPIMPRLFMAVKMEDRHPIIDIMEQTPDIPSNCQWAMFLRNHDELTLEMVTDEERDYMYKVYVRDPMARINLGIRHRLAPLLENDRRKIELMNVLLFSLPGTPVLYYGDEIGMGDNYYLGDRDGVRTPMQWNADRNAGFSDANPQQLYLPVILDPEYQYESVNVENQQRNQNSLFWWMKRSIEMRKRHVAFGRGDIRFLQTSNAKVLAFVRCYEDEAILVVVNLSRFAEAVDLDIPEFKGYVPHEIFSKNKFPYITRDQYPLTLAPFGYFWFQLKTERAGLEAESLGAEPMLELDRWETIFDEGSRRVLVEEILPTYLFRCRWFGGKARVVQKMDILELLPMGDKGEQMALAILEVTYNEGLPELYQLPLSVAANESRVEQLQEQSPQALIAPIAVRGFNTMLYDGVYDEAFRQYLFKGLTKRRRVKLDGSELVFSAAKQVGRNEAVGMARSRVLSAEQSNTSIIYQDKYFLKIYRKLDHTINPDLEITRFLTEKAGFPNTPKFLGSAELQRGKAAIVLAMMQELASNQGDAWTYFNDSLRRYFERVIAVSEKTKVPPLIGSLTEPASFEEMPEVLKNIIGGAYVERVGLLAQRTAEMHIALASRPKDEGFEPDAFSLHYQRSLYSSLQGLVKNNYASLKKQLSKLPEAWVDDAKAVLATREEALATMKRIYSHKFEAMKIRNHGDYHLGQVLFTGKDFVIIDFEGEPARSFSERRLKRSPLRDVAGMIRSFHYAAYNALFQQESANQSEFEPWAEQWYHYISGFFMRRYLKAVQGYDFIPEDKDDLNLLLQIFLLEKAVYELGYELNNRPNWVGIPLRGIRKLLEDSKNEE, encoded by the coding sequence ATGAGCAAAGCGCGCAAAGAGAAGAAGGACGCGAATCTTCTTTGGTACAAAGACGCCATTATCTACGAACTTCACATCAAAGCTTTTAAGGATAGCAACGGTGACGGCATCGGCGATTTCAAAGGACTGATGCAAAAACTCGATTACCTGCAGAACCTGGGCGTCACGGCCATCTGGCTCTTGCCCTTCTATCCTTCTCCCCTGCGCGACGACGGTTACGACATCGCCGACTATTACAGCATCAACCCATCGTACGGGACGATCCGCGACTTCAAGAACTTCCTGAAAGAAGCGCACGCACGGGGCCTGAAAGTGATTACGGAACTGGTCATCAACCACACGTCCGACCGCCATCCGTGGTTTCAGCGGGCACGCGAAGCCAAACCCGGCTCGCCCTACCGCGACTACTACGTCTGGAGCGACGATCCCCACAAGTACAAAGACACGCGCATCATCTTCCAGGATTTTGAGGCGTCGAACTGGACGTGGGACCCCGTGGCGAAGGCCTACTACTGGCACCGGTTCTACAGCCACCAGCCCGACCTGAACTTCGATAGCCCCCGCGTACAGCAGGAGGTATTCAAGATGATCGATTACTGGGCCGACATGGGCGTGGACGGATTCCGGCTCGACGCCATTCCGTACCTGTTCGAGCGGGAAAATACCAACTGCGAAAACCTGCCCGAAACCCACGACTTTCTGAAGAAGCTGCGGGCGCACCTGGATTCGAAATACGACGACAAGATGTTCCTGGCCGAAGCCAACATGTGGCCCGAACAGGCCGCCTCGTACTTCGGTGATGGCGACGAGTGCCACATGAACTTCCACTTCCCGATCATGCCACGGCTGTTCATGGCGGTGAAAATGGAGGACCGGCACCCCATCATCGACATCATGGAACAGACGCCCGACATCCCGTCCAATTGCCAGTGGGCCATGTTCCTGCGCAACCACGACGAACTGACGCTGGAAATGGTGACCGACGAGGAACGCGACTACATGTACAAGGTGTACGTCCGCGACCCGATGGCCCGCATCAACCTGGGCATCCGCCACCGCCTGGCTCCGCTGCTGGAAAACGACCGGCGGAAGATCGAGCTGATGAACGTGCTGCTCTTCTCACTGCCCGGCACGCCGGTGTTGTATTACGGCGACGAAATTGGGATGGGCGACAACTATTACCTGGGTGACCGCGACGGCGTACGGACGCCAATGCAGTGGAACGCCGACCGCAACGCCGGTTTTTCGGACGCCAATCCGCAGCAGTTGTACCTGCCGGTAATTCTCGACCCGGAATACCAGTACGAGTCGGTCAACGTCGAAAACCAGCAGCGCAATCAGAACTCGCTGTTTTGGTGGATGAAGCGCAGCATCGAGATGCGGAAACGCCACGTGGCCTTCGGGCGGGGCGACATTCGCTTCTTGCAAACCAGCAACGCCAAGGTGCTGGCCTTTGTCCGCTGTTACGAAGATGAAGCCATTCTGGTGGTCGTCAACCTTTCGCGCTTTGCCGAAGCGGTAGACCTCGACATTCCGGAGTTCAAGGGCTACGTGCCGCACGAGATCTTCAGCAAAAACAAGTTCCCTTACATCACCCGCGACCAATACCCGCTGACGCTGGCTCCTTTCGGCTATTTCTGGTTCCAACTGAAAACCGAGCGGGCCGGCCTAGAAGCCGAATCGCTGGGAGCGGAACCGATGCTGGAGCTGGACCGCTGGGAAACCATTTTTGACGAAGGAAGCCGTCGTGTGCTGGTGGAAGAGATTCTGCCGACCTACCTGTTCCGTTGCCGTTGGTTCGGGGGCAAAGCTCGCGTCGTACAGAAGATGGACATCCTCGAACTGCTGCCCATGGGCGACAAGGGCGAGCAGATGGCGCTGGCCATCCTCGAAGTCACCTACAACGAAGGGCTGCCCGAACTTTACCAGCTTCCGCTGTCGGTCGCTGCGAACGAGAGCCGGGTGGAGCAGTTGCAGGAACAGTCGCCTCAGGCGCTGATCGCGCCGATTGCGGTCCGAGGTTTCAACACCATGTTGTACGACGGGGTTTACGACGAAGCCTTCCGGCAGTACCTGTTCAAAGGGCTGACCAAGCGGCGGCGGGTTAAACTGGATGGCAGTGAGCTGGTGTTCAGTGCGGCCAAGCAAGTGGGCCGCAACGAAGCCGTCGGCATGGCGCGCTCGCGGGTCCTGAGTGCCGAACAGAGCAATACGTCCATTATCTATCAGGACAAGTACTTCCTGAAGATCTACCGCAAGCTGGACCATACGATCAACCCCGACCTGGAAATTACGCGGTTCCTGACCGAAAAGGCGGGCTTCCCCAACACGCCGAAGTTCCTCGGCTCAGCTGAGTTACAACGCGGTAAAGCCGCCATCGTGCTGGCGATGATGCAGGAACTGGCGTCGAATCAGGGCGATGCCTGGACGTACTTCAACGATTCGCTGCGGCGCTATTTCGAACGTGTGATCGCCGTCAGTGAAAAAACCAAAGTTCCGCCGCTGATCGGCAGCCTGACCGAGCCCGCCTCGTTCGAGGAGATGCCCGAAGTGCTGAAAAACATCATCGGCGGCGCTTATGTGGAGCGGGTGGGTCTGCTGGCCCAACGCACGGCCGAAATGCACATCGCGCTGGCCTCGCGTCCGAAAGACGAGGGTTTCGAGCCGGATGCTTTCTCGCTCCACTACCAGCGGTCGCTCTACTCGTCGCTGCAAGGTCTGGTGAAGAACAACTATGCCAGCCTGAAGAAGCAGCTTTCCAAGTTGCCCGAAGCCTGGGTAGACGATGCCAAGGCGGTGTTGGCCACGCGCGAAGAAGCCCTGGCCACCATGAAGCGCATCTACAGCCATAAGTTCGAAGCGATGAAAATCCGCAACCACGGCGACTACCACCTGGGGCAGGTGCTGTTTACGGGGAAAGATTTCGTCATCATCGACTTCGAAGGCGAACCTGCCCGGTCGTTCTCGGAACGCCGCCTGAAGCGCTCCCCGCTGCGCGACGTGGCCGGCATGATTCGCTCGTTCCACTATGCCGCCTACAACGCGCTGTTCCAGCAGGAGAGCGCCAACCAGTCGGAGTTCGAGCCCTGGGCCGAACAGTGGTACCATTACATCAGCGGCTTCTTCATGCGCCGTTACCTGAAGGCCGTGCAGGGCTACGACTTCATTCCCGAAGACAAGGACGATCTCAATCTGCTGCTGCAGATTTTCCTTCTGGAAAAAGCGGTTTACGAACTGGGCTACGAACTGAACAACCGCCCCAACTGGGTGGGCATTCCGCTGCGTGGCATTCGGAAGCTGCTGGAAGATTCGAAAAACGAAGAGTAG
- a CDS encoding Gfo/Idh/MocA family protein, with translation MSHHRREFLKKSVVGTAGLALGVNALGASTFGSAFAASPQSYRRILGANDRIHLAVIGTNNRGKAHITAISKGNNAEVAYICDVDSKVLESTLTEVKQKTGKTPKGEKDIRRLLDQKNLDAITIATPEHWHAPMALMGVQAGKHVYVEKPCSHNPREGEMLVEAQKRYGKLIQMGNQQRSAPTSIQAVKDIREGIIGTPYFGKAWYSNNRKPIGNGNEVAPPAWLDWELWQGPAPREAYRDNVVHYNWHWFKNWGTGEIHNNGTHEIDVCRWALGVDYPTKVSASGGRYHYQGDDWEFPDTQVVSYEFPDNKMITWEGKSCNPFNFYDRGRGATIHGSEGTVMLDRNGYWAYDMDGKLIKEVLEKAESATTNTLGEGALDIFHMNNFFDGIRSGQALHSPIADAHISTLLCHLGNISQFVGRSLSCNPKTGHIQGDMEAMKYWSRQYAPGWEPSV, from the coding sequence ATGAGCCACCATCGGAGGGAATTTCTCAAAAAATCGGTTGTGGGCACCGCCGGTCTGGCGCTCGGCGTGAATGCCCTCGGCGCAAGTACGTTCGGGTCGGCGTTCGCTGCCAGTCCGCAGAGCTACCGTCGCATTCTGGGTGCCAACGACCGCATCCACCTGGCTGTAATCGGCACCAACAACCGGGGCAAGGCCCACATCACGGCCATCTCGAAAGGCAACAATGCGGAAGTCGCATACATCTGCGATGTGGATAGCAAAGTGCTGGAATCGACGCTGACCGAAGTGAAGCAGAAAACCGGCAAAACGCCGAAAGGCGAAAAAGACATCCGCCGTCTGCTGGACCAGAAAAACCTCGATGCCATCACGATCGCCACGCCCGAGCACTGGCACGCACCGATGGCGCTGATGGGCGTACAGGCCGGAAAACACGTCTACGTCGAAAAGCCGTGCAGCCACAACCCGCGCGAAGGCGAAATGCTGGTGGAAGCGCAAAAGCGTTACGGCAAGCTCATTCAGATGGGCAACCAGCAACGTTCCGCGCCGACGTCCATCCAGGCCGTTAAAGACATCCGGGAGGGCATCATCGGCACACCTTATTTCGGCAAGGCCTGGTACAGCAACAACCGTAAGCCCATCGGCAACGGCAACGAGGTGGCGCCACCGGCCTGGCTCGACTGGGAACTGTGGCAGGGACCGGCGCCGCGCGAAGCTTACCGCGACAACGTGGTGCATTACAACTGGCACTGGTTTAAAAACTGGGGCACCGGCGAAATCCACAACAACGGCACGCACGAAATCGACGTGTGCCGCTGGGCCCTGGGGGTGGACTACCCCACCAAGGTCAGTGCGTCGGGCGGGCGCTATCATTACCAAGGCGACGATTGGGAATTTCCTGACACGCAGGTGGTGAGCTACGAATTTCCCGACAATAAAATGATTACCTGGGAGGGCAAAAGCTGCAATCCGTTCAACTTCTACGACCGGGGGCGCGGCGCCACCATCCACGGCTCCGAGGGCACCGTGATGCTAGACCGCAACGGCTACTGGGCGTACGACATGGACGGCAAGCTGATCAAAGAAGTGCTGGAAAAAGCCGAAAGCGCCACCACCAATACGTTGGGCGAAGGCGCACTCGACATCTTCCACATGAACAACTTTTTCGACGGCATTCGGTCCGGGCAGGCCCTCCACTCCCCCATTGCCGACGCGCACATTTCCACGCTGCTGTGCCATCTGGGCAACATCTCGCAGTTTGTGGGGCGGTCGCTGTCGTGCAATCCGAAAACCGGCCACATCCAGGGCGACATGGAGGCCATGAAGTATTGGTCGCGCCAATATGCGCCGGGGTGGGAACCCAGCGTATAA